One Leptospira wolffii serovar Khorat str. Khorat-H2 genomic window, TTTCCTAAGTAGTGGTGTATTAAAAATAAATACGCTTCGAAAGGAGATAATCCAATTGAAGTTGGTAGTCCGTTAGCTCTTGAGTTTCGCTCTGAATCGATGATTTGAATTAGCGATTCATTCAGGTCAACAGTGGAGGAATCCCATATTTTTTGAAACCATTTGAGCAGGTGATCGTAATGTAATTTGTCAGAATTAGTAAGATTTAATTCTCGGTTGTCGGTGAATCCAGACTCGCTAAAATTGGAAGATCCTACTATCGAGTGAAAATGTGTACCATTAGAAAGTTTTAATTTCGCTAAATATGCTTTTGCGTGAAAGAAATCTTCGGTATATAATCTGACATTTAAAATCTTCCTTTTTAGAAGTTCTAGAAAAAAGGAAGTATGTGTAATATCTTTTCCTGCAATATCGAGTTCAATTTGGCTTATTATATCCTTTACTTGATCTTGTATACTTAGTTGAATTCCAGTATTTAAGAGGAAAGCGGTTCGACGATCTGTCCTTGGGCTCATGATGATTCGAATCGAATCATTCGGCACGGAATCTAGATTTTGAAATAAGGGATTCTTTAATAGCCCAGGGGCGATCAAGTCAAAACCACTATAATAAAAATAACCAACTGCAGCATCAATCTGGCTGGCATATGGTAAAAGAAATTGATTAAACACATTTGCTAATTGTGTTTCTTTAGTATTGTTATCAATGATTGCTGGAAATTCCATACTTGGTTAAATGAAGTTTTTGGCTCTATTTAAGGAACACAAGTGAATGGTTGCCAGCAATAGGCTTGTTGGGTTACTCAGTATTTATTCCTGTATTCTTTTAAAGTTTCGGAGGTTCGATTTTCTTTTACTGCCAAATTATGTCAAATAATCAGCAAAGTTAAATCCACGGTATACCCATGGGTGTTTCTGAATCCAGGAGCAAATGACTGGCATATCCGGCGAGGAGTGGGTCAATAATGACCTCCCATTCCGGATACTTTTTCTTCAACTCCTGGAACGAGACATAACTAGGGCTGATAAATGCAACACTATGTGCACCTTGTCTATGATTCGGATGATCTGCAGGTTCAAAAATATCAGGTAACTTTCCCCCAATTGCACCTATGCTGCCAGCAACAAACATCCTCATAAGTTTTTGGTCAGGTGTTAAATCATGCCTATTCCAATCTTTTAATACTGAAAGAGCTATTCCCGCAATGACTCCTGCCTTTATATGTGTTCTGCTATCTGCCATTTTCCAACTCTCCTTTAATTATTTTTTCCATTTTTTGAGTCGAGCCTCACACTCTTCGCTTGGAAGCCGACGGTTTAAATTCATCAATTGCGTGAGTTTACTATGAGCTTCCGTATGTTTCCATATTTTCTTTTCAATAAGTTGGTCGAGTAGCCAGAGAGTGCCGTGAGCTTCCACGTCTAAATTTTTTGCTTTTTTGCGAAGAGCTCCGTCACCAGTTAAAAGGATTCCGCGTTCCTTTTTTGTAAGTAAAAGACAAGATATATCGGGGGCTGTTAATCCGGGAGATTTTCGTAATTCTTCGAAGAGAGAAATCAGTTCGCTTTCGGCAAAAGAGATAATTGAAATGTGGTAGTCTTGAATTATTTTTTGTTGGTCTGATCGCAACTCTTGTAAAACTAGATCCGTACATACGAATTCATAAGGAAGTTTAAGAACGTCCTTTAAAATTTCGAGATCGGTCAGATCTATTAGTATACAAGTGTCTTGAACGGCGATCTTTCTCATAGTATCCGAATTCTTTTTCGAACCTCCTGTAAAGATTCGCCGGATATTTCCGCTGCTTTGGAGATGGAGATTAAATTCTCGGCCAATGCGTGATCTAATAGTCTGCGGAATCTATGAGAAGTTTCCTCTCCACCCCATCGTCCTAAGCCTTCTTCTTTTTTTAGTTTTGGATCCGAATTCATCACTTTCCAAAAGTGAATAAATCGTGCTTCATCAATAATATTTGCCGATTTTAGTCGAAATAAGATCGCTCCGATTGATATTCCATACTCAGATTTGATAAAAGAAAGTTCAGATACGCTGAAATTATTTCTTATTTTACCGGCTTCCTTTATTAAACTTTCTTTCGGAAGGAGCATTGCTCCTGCGAACAGATTACACGCTTTTTCTATTTTTTTTTGTTCAGTGGATTTGGGAAAAGAAAGTAAAATATGACCTAACTCATGCAAGGCGGTAAATCTTTTTCGAAAAGAATCCATCGCAGAGTTTACAACAATAAACGGGATTTTTTCTTCTGCCCAACCGGAGAGCCCATCGAATGATTCATCTTCCTTAATCTCTATTATTTTGATTCCATTATCTTCTAGAGTCTCTAATACATTTGCTATTGGTCCCATTCCGAGATTCCAGGAAGAACGTATTTCATATGCGGCAGCTTCTGGAGCACGAGAATTTTTAGAGATGGTTTTGGTATAAAAAGTCTTAGATCCAAGTATTTCTTCTAGTTCGATATAATTTTCTAAATGATCTTGCAATTTTACTTTTAGAGTATTTTCCTTCTTTTTCTTTAAAGTAGATTTTTTACGAAAGTCTACTTCTGAAATTTCGGTATGGAAGGGACGAAGCAAATTATTCGGACTTACTCCTAACGCCTGAGCGATTTTAATTAAATTTTTGGAATCCGGAAACATTATTCCTTTTTCGTATTTTCCTATGGCTGGTTTGGAAATAGTGTGATCCAGTTTCACGACTAGTTCATCCATAGATAGGCCTGCGGCAATCCGAGCTGAGCGCAATCTTTCTGAGAAAATTCCTTTAGCAGAGTGAGTATTAGCCATGGTAGACAATATAGCAAATATTTGACTATTTGTCTACCTATAAGAGTATATAAAAATAGCATTAATTTTCCCCAATTCTTGATTCCTATTAATTTTACACTCCTCCCGGACAAATTTTATCGGTATGAGTAATGTTTTGTAGGTTTGCTGGCTCTCGGAGGGTAGAGTATCAATGGTCCCGTAGAATTTATTTGAGAGGGGAAATAGTGTATTTTGTGTAGAATTTAACGAAGACACGAATATGTGGGAATCTCGTTAAAATTATAGATGACTAATGTTACTCGTTTTGTTAAAAATCTTTCGCCATGTATCCTAAGCGCTTTTCTCCCGGTCTATCTCCAAACACATACCAATCTCTCCTAACAGATGTCGCCCGTATCTACGAAGATTTTCAATCAACGGCTAACTCGGATTGGAATAAGAGCTCCTTGGTAGGGAACTGGAAGATCGGACAACGTATTGTAGAAGTGGAGCAGGGGAATCGGGAGAGGGCAGTTTATGGAGATCGGATTTTAAAGCAATTATCACAGGATTTGAATCGCCGTTTTGGGAAGGGTTTCTCAGACCGGAATCTCAGGTATATGCGAAGATTTTATCAATTTTATAAACTAAGCTCGATTCATCCGGAACTTTCTTGGACCCATTATCGGGTTTTGCTTTTGGTGGAAGATTCTAAGACTCGCGGAATGCTTGAGAAGAAGGCAATCGCGCAAGGTTGGTCTCATCGGGATTTATTGTTAGAAGCTCAGGCTACTTTGAAGAAGTCAAACGGTGATTCTTCCGCTTCGGAATCTGAAATCGCAAAAGAGGCAGAGCAAGGTTTACTGAAACGGCCAGTTTTGGGGCTGTATTCGTACCGCTTGGTTCAAAATTTTTCTTCGAATTTGGAACGCAGCGTTCCAAATTTAGATTTGGGGTTCGACGTAAAAATTGAACACTCATTGGGCGGCGTTTCTGAATTTTCAATAGGTTCTATTGTAACTGTTAAAAAGATCAAAAAAAGATATTCATTTGAAAGAATATCCGGAAGTAAGAGTCTTTTCGCATTTAAGGCCTTTTTAGAGAAGGTCATAGATGGCGATACCATATCAGTAAATATCGATCTAGGTTTTCATGTTTTTATTCGTAAGCGCTTACGTTTGAGAGGTTTGGATGCTCCCGAATTGGGAACTAAAAAAGGAGTCACTTGTAAAAAGTTTGTAGAGTCGCAGCTGCGCGATTGTTCATTTCTTTTGATTAAGACCTATGGAAGTGATAAATATGATCGTTACCTTGCAGATGTAATCTATCTAAAGAAAGAAGAGGATACATCCATTGTAATTAAAGATGGGTTATTTCTAAATAATGAATTACTTAAGAAAGGATTTGTTGTCCCTGTATAATTTTAACAGTCGTTCGCTTTCGCGGTCGTTTACTCGCTCCTAAGGTCGCTGCGTTAGGGATACGCAGGACGCGTAGCGGACCCCGCAGCCGAAGGCGAGGAGTCCGAAGCGAAGCGGAGTCCGAAGTAGCCCGACCACACCATGATAGAGAAAGTTTCTTTTGTTATAGGTAAGTGTGTGGGAACGTCCAAGTTGTTCCCGAGAGGACCGGGATGACGAACCATCCGCAGCGACCCTAGGAGCGAGGATGCCAGCTGCGAAGCAGACTGGCGGGCCGAGCAAAGCGAGGTCAGTGTATCAGTTGTTTCGCCAGAAGCAGCGCTGAGTAGCTATGTTCGGCAGGAATAACCGCTGAAAGCATATAAGTGGGAAATCCTTCTGAAGATAAGATCTCCCTGGGGGCAACCCCCTGAAGAGCCCGGGAAGATGACCCGGTTGATAGGTCACAGATGTAAGTGTGGTAACACATTGAGTCGAGTGATACTAATAGCTCGTGAGGCTTGACCATATTACGAAATTAGTGTAATGTTTGAACGTCAAGTGCAGTGTGTCTGATTCAAATGCAGATGACTTCACTTTGTTCAGTCAGCCATTCGGCTCATCGCTTCCTATGGGGCGCGATGAGTGAAATTGGTAACAACGCCAAAAGGGCATCGCAAGATGCCTCGCATGAACATCCATATTAGATGATCAGCAAACAAGTGTGATTCATTCGCAAGTTATAGATGTAGTTTTAGAACAACACTACCGAAGCCGGAGAGAGATCTTCGGCTTTTTTATTATCCGCAGTAATAATGACCTATCGGGACTCCGCATTTCGCCTTCGCTTCATGCGGGTCCCAGCCTCGCGTTCGGAGCAACACCGTTGCTCCTCTGCGCTCCGGCTGGTCACAGATGTAAGTGTGTAACAACGCCAGCATAGGCATCCATACAAAGATGACTATGTAAGATCGAATCAATTCGCAAGTTATAGTGTTTGTAGAAGAGATTCTACTTAAAAGCCAGGACTAACCTCCTGGCTTTTTTATTTGATGGGGTGTATACATAAGACACTTTAGTTTTCACCGAAATAATGACCGCCAATGTCGCCTCCAGATCCGGCGGGTTTGATTCCGCTACGTCGTATAGCAGTGTTGATGGGTCAAGAATTCTCGTTTGCTCGTGAGAACATGGTCATTCGGTTTATGATTTGGATTTGTCGGTGTGTCATGGCGGGTTTTCAAAGTCCAAAGGATAGTTCGTGATTGCAGAAACTGCTTTGTCGTCTGAAGGATTTTGTTGAGTTGAATGGGACATTAGTGTCCCATTTGAATGAGGATTTAAGTTCTACGACTTCGCTCTGCATTACTCTGATTAGATTTGTCCACCTACGCCTTTAAACTTCTCAACAAAAGCCGATACCTTTTGAAAAACGCTTTGCTTGATATTCAGGTATTGCGGATGTAACGGGCTCATTTTTGGTAGAATAGTATTTAGCTCAGTTCCGTTCTCACTGGCAAATTCTCGCCTTAAAGAGGCGGTAATATAGCGCTTGGCTGCCTCTGGGTTCAAGTTTTCGATTTCAATAAGTTCATCGGCTTCTCGCTTTTGTTCCGCCTGTGCAAATGCAAAGAAGGTATCAATCACGCTGGCCTTATCTCCAATCTGGTCCAGGTCGGTTTGATTGATAAAGTCAACAATCAAACTTTCTTTTGCTCTGTTGCCAATGCTCGCGCGAATCACCCGACGTACGTCTTCAATTAACGTTGATTTGTTTTTCACCTTTTTATTATGTTCGAATATCAATTCCAAGATGTAATCTAGATTGATCTCTTGAGATTTAAGGAGATCGATCTCAAAGACCACGTCGTCCCAATCAATACTGGGTTTCACCTTTTCTTCGCCAGCCTTTTGGCGATGTAACCAATCGCGAATATCGTTATAAGTAGAGCGATAGTCCTGAATTTTACGTTCGGCGGGGATTCGAATCTTCTGCATTGCTGTCAGGTCTTCATCGCTGACATAATGCTTGGCCTTAAATTCCTCGACCGCTTCCCGATTGCTCATATCGACACTTTGTAATGCCTTCAGACTGGTAAATTCATCGTAGTTTTGTAATATGTTTTCTACACGTAAATATTCGCCAAACAGTTTCACGAAGGCTTTCTTATCGGATTCTTTTTCGATTTTTTCGGGGTTAGGAAAACGTTGTTGTAATTCCGTTACCACATCCATGTAGCCGCGTCGCGCTTCGCCTGTTACTATATCGGTAAATCCCTCCATATATTCCTTATAGCTTTTTTCCAACACCACATTCTTGGTGTTTTTATCGCCGTAGAGGGTAATTGCTTCGATCGTAGCCTTTTCTAAGTCACGAAAAGTGACAATATTTCCAAAGGTTTTGGTTGCATCATAGATACGATTTGTACGCGAATAAGCTTGTAGCAAACCGTGATACCGTAGGTTTTTATCGACAAATAAAGTGTTCATCGTAGGAGCATCAAATCCTGTCAGAAACATTCCGACAACGATCAATAGGTCTATCTCCCGATCTTTAACCTTCTTCGCAAGATCTCGATAGTAGTTTTGAAAACTATTGCTATCCACGCCAAAATTGGTTTGAAACAACGCGTTATAGTCGTTGATCGCCGCTCTTAAGAATTCCTTGGCGGTGCTTTCCATAGCTGAAACTTCAAAACTTTCATCCTGAATCTCACCTACCGAATCTTGTTCTTCGTTCGCAGAAAAGGAGAAGATGGTCGCTACTTTTAACGGTTTATCTTGGTCTTTTTGTAATTCCTTGAACGATTCGTAATATAGTTTGGCGGCATCCACGCTGCTCACTGCAAACATGGCGTTAAATCCTTTTGATCCTACCTGCAGGCGATGGGTCTTCTGCCTAAATTGATTTAGGATATACTGCGAAATCTCGCGAATACGCTCTTCATGTAATAGGGCTTGTTTGTTCTCCGCCGCGGTTAGCTTTTTCTCATCCTGTTCAGTTTCAATTTCCTTAAACTTTGGACGTACATCATTGTAGTCGACCTTAAACTTTAAAACTTTTTCATCGCGAATAGCGTCCGTAATCACATAAGAATGTAACTCACGGCCAAAAACGCTAGCGGTTGTATCCGCGCTTAGGGCGTTTTGCGGAAAGATCGGTGTACCAGTAAAACCGAATTGATAAAACTTTCTAAACTTTTTCTTTAAGTTCTTCTGGGCCTCACCGAATTGGCTTCGGTGGGCCTCATCAAAAATAAATACGACTTGTTGGTTGTAAACGGATAGGTCGCTTTCACTTTTTATCAGGTTATTGAGTTTCTGGATAGTTGTAACAATGATTTTATTATCATCCATCTCGAGGTTTCGTTTTAAGCCTGCTGTGCTATCAGAACCATTGACACTGTCCGGAGAAAAACGCTGGTATTCTTTCATGGTCTGGTAATCTAGATCTTTACGATCCACTACAAAAAAAACCTTATCAATGAAATCCAACTCGGTCGCCAGACGCGCTGCTTTAAAACTAGTTAAGGTCTTGCCGGAACCTGTGGTATGCCAGACATAACCGCCACCTTCGGGTTTGCTCCAGTTTTTGGCTCTATACGAGCTTTTTATCTTCCATAGAATGCGCTCAGTTGCAGCGATTTGGTAGGGTCGCATCACTAAAAGAGTGTCACTGGTATCAAATACGGAATAGGTCAGTAATACGTTCAACAGGGT contains:
- a CDS encoding DUF1016 N-terminal domain-containing protein encodes the protein MYPKRFSPGLSPNTYQSLLTDVARIYEDFQSTANSDWNKSSLVGNWKIGQRIVEVEQGNRERAVYGDRILKQLSQDLNRRFGKGFSDRNLRYMRRFYQFYKLSSIHPELSWTHYRVLLLVEDSKTRGMLEKKAIAQGWSHRDLLLEAQATLKKSNGDSSASESEIAKEAEQGLLKRPVLGLYSYRLVQNFSSNLERSVPNLDLGFDVKIEHSLGGVSEFSIGSIVTVKKIKKRYSFERISGSKSLFAFKAFLEKVIDGDTISVNIDLGFHVFIRKRLRLRGLDAPELGTKKGVTCKKFVESQLRDCSFLLIKTYGSDKYDRYLADVIYLKKEEDTSIVIKDGLFLNNELLKKGFVVPV
- a CDS encoding XRE family transcriptional regulator — translated: MANTHSAKGIFSERLRSARIAAGLSMDELVVKLDHTISKPAIGKYEKGIMFPDSKNLIKIAQALGVSPNNLLRPFHTEISEVDFRKKSTLKKKKENTLKVKLQDHLENYIELEEILGSKTFYTKTISKNSRAPEAAAYEIRSSWNLGMGPIANVLETLEDNGIKIIEIKEDESFDGLSGWAEEKIPFIVVNSAMDSFRKRFTALHELGHILLSFPKSTEQKKIEKACNLFAGAMLLPKESLIKEAGKIRNNFSVSELSFIKSEYGISIGAILFRLKSANIIDEARFIHFWKVMNSDPKLKKEEGLGRWGGEETSHRFRRLLDHALAENLISISKAAEISGESLQEVRKRIRIL
- a CDS encoding type I restriction endonuclease subunit R: MTEYRPIAESNNFIVLDKYTREWQVSESYQSEADLERELVQDLINQGYEFLPDLNTPEKMLANVREKLQALNNMQFSEGEWLRFVETWLNKPSDTVIDKTRKIHDDYIHDFVFDDGHIQNIYLLDKKNIARNKVQVIRQFEQTGTYSNRYDVTILVNGLPLVQIELKKRGVAIREAFNQIHRYSKESFNSEHSLFKYLQLFVISNGTDSRYFANTTQRNKNSFDFTMNWAKADNSLMKDLKDFTATFFQKNTLLNVLLTYSVFDTSDTLLVMRPYQIAATERILWKIKSSYRAKNWSKPEGGGYVWHTTGSGKTLTSFKAARLATELDFIDKVFFVVDRKDLDYQTMKEYQRFSPDSVNGSDSTAGLKRNLEMDDNKIIVTTIQKLNNLIKSESDLSVYNQQVVFIFDEAHRSQFGEAQKNLKKKFRKFYQFGFTGTPIFPQNALSADTTASVFGRELHSYVITDAIRDEKVLKFKVDYNDVRPKFKEIETEQDEKKLTAAENKQALLHEERIREISQYILNQFRQKTHRLQVGSKGFNAMFAVSSVDAAKLYYESFKELQKDQDKPLKVATIFSFSANEEQDSVGEIQDESFEVSAMESTAKEFLRAAINDYNALFQTNFGVDSNSFQNYYRDLAKKVKDREIDLLIVVGMFLTGFDAPTMNTLFVDKNLRYHGLLQAYSRTNRIYDATKTFGNIVTFRDLEKATIEAITLYGDKNTKNVVLEKSYKEYMEGFTDIVTGEARRGYMDVVTELQQRFPNPEKIEKESDKKAFVKLFGEYLRVENILQNYDEFTSLKALQSVDMSNREAVEEFKAKHYVSDEDLTAMQKIRIPAERKIQDYRSTYNDIRDWLHRQKAGEEKVKPSIDWDDVVFEIDLLKSQEINLDYILELIFEHNKKVKNKSTLIEDVRRVIRASIGNRAKESLIVDFINQTDLDQIGDKASVIDTFFAFAQAEQKREADELIEIENLNPEAAKRYITASLRREFASENGTELNTILPKMSPLHPQYLNIKQSVFQKVSAFVEKFKGVGGQI
- a CDS encoding metal-dependent hydrolase, translating into MADSRTHIKAGVIAGIALSVLKDWNRHDLTPDQKLMRMFVAGSIGAIGGKLPDIFEPADHPNHRQGAHSVAFISPSYVSFQELKKKYPEWEVIIDPLLAGYASHLLLDSETPMGIPWI